In one Roseburia intestinalis L1-82 genomic region, the following are encoded:
- a CDS encoding YARHG domain-containing protein: protein MKNKVWLFTAALLLFTAGCGKTDLTEKEINGDEQKTIESQETEKTTEKDGNASGEKKSVTENENAELQENGESYTWEDVTLQFPKSWKDKYVVAEDENGFTVFQKASYEKEKGMGYLFGISKDTEWYPDAAGVSILGYTDDGVLYEVVRPTDVSCDVENEDTLNEYQGMMQQSDTVVQNAVIDTQNLHKDADQYIIPVSMTQTISADSLINMSDNDLWLARNEIYARHGRGFTNEYLQSYFNACSWYEKTAETDAFDESVLSQTEKDNLKVIQEAEKTYADEHPYPKEYKTGQKVMEDIDGDGREEEIRYDVKESGDYAGYSCILTVNGTSYELCEYAAMVTPETDCFYVTDINAYDDSLEIAVLDDGPSGDYVTYFYRYDGNTLEFAGEVTGFPFKEKNGGINGFTGQSGIYGTIRTDILETAYLNGYWWYDSDAGKLEYMDTGMHRYQYFTPHRLYVDLPLWEAMDQTSDQVTVSSGQDVFFISSDAKEWIYVRAKDGTKGYIHVDGENISNAGRLGSEVFSELNYFD, encoded by the coding sequence ATGAAAAATAAAGTGTGGTTGTTTACAGCCGCACTTTTGCTTTTTACAGCAGGGTGTGGGAAGACAGATCTGACAGAAAAGGAAATAAACGGAGATGAGCAGAAAACGATAGAAAGCCAGGAGACGGAAAAAACGACAGAAAAGGATGGAAATGCATCCGGAGAAAAGAAATCTGTGACAGAAAATGAAAACGCAGAATTACAGGAAAATGGGGAAAGTTATACCTGGGAGGATGTTACATTACAGTTTCCAAAAAGCTGGAAAGACAAGTATGTTGTTGCGGAAGATGAAAATGGATTTACGGTTTTTCAGAAGGCTTCCTATGAGAAAGAAAAAGGGATGGGATACCTTTTTGGCATTTCGAAGGACACGGAATGGTATCCGGATGCTGCCGGTGTAAGTATTTTAGGATATACCGATGATGGAGTGTTATATGAGGTTGTGAGGCCTACGGATGTGAGCTGCGATGTGGAAAATGAGGATACTTTAAATGAATATCAAGGGATGATGCAGCAGTCAGATACGGTAGTACAGAATGCGGTCATTGATACACAGAACCTGCACAAAGATGCTGACCAGTATATCATTCCGGTCAGTATGACACAGACAATTTCGGCAGACAGTCTTATCAATATGTCGGACAATGATTTATGGTTAGCACGCAATGAAATCTATGCAAGACATGGACGGGGTTTTACCAATGAATATCTGCAGAGTTATTTTAATGCATGTTCCTGGTATGAAAAAACGGCGGAGACAGATGCATTTGACGAGTCTGTGTTAAGCCAGACAGAGAAAGATAATCTGAAAGTGATACAGGAAGCAGAAAAAACATATGCAGACGAACATCCATATCCGAAAGAGTATAAAACAGGACAGAAAGTTATGGAAGATATTGATGGAGACGGCAGGGAAGAAGAAATACGTTATGATGTGAAAGAGAGTGGCGATTATGCAGGGTATTCCTGTATCCTTACCGTGAATGGAACTTCATATGAACTGTGCGAATATGCGGCGATGGTGACACCGGAAACAGATTGCTTTTATGTCACTGATATTAATGCTTATGATGATTCGTTAGAGATTGCTGTCTTAGATGATGGGCCGAGTGGTGATTATGTGACATATTTTTACCGGTATGATGGAAACACACTCGAATTTGCCGGAGAAGTTACTGGTTTTCCTTTTAAAGAAAAAAATGGCGGTATCAACGGCTTTACCGGACAAAGCGGAATCTATGGAACAATTCGTACAGATATTCTTGAGACAGCATACTTAAATGGCTACTGGTGGTATGACAGTGATGCGGGGAAATTAGAGTATATGGATACCGGAATGCACAGGTATCAGTATTTCACACCGCACAGATTATATGTGGATCTCCCACTGTGGGAGGCTATGGATCAGACATCAGACCAGGTGACGGTTTCATCCGGTCAGGATGTATTCTTTATCAGTTCCGATGCAAAGGAATGGATCTATGTTCGTGCCAAAGACGGAACAAAAGGATATATTCATGTGGATGGGGAAAATATCAGCAACGCCGGCAGACTGGGGTCGGAAGTTTTTTCAGAATTGAATTATTTTGATTAG
- a CDS encoding methyl-accepting chemotaxis protein — protein MEEEKKYIYNDKAERIKKMNRFYIGATIFLGILFLLYLWLRMANQNLVNATVYGNTVLIIGASVLDTIIYHKDHATAKLKVIATLEMGLEYLLVGVQTDAHFITYVLIVLVALQIPYYDEGGLKRTCVGVSILYVIVTIVQGIKGITVLNVDTICSVVGVLGVLFMVSRIGKITLLFNADALGSIDEEHKKQNEILQGVLEISKTVQEESVKSSSLIGKLVETTNSVTGSMQEITTASGMNANSIEEQNTMTATIQDAIEETSERSKQMVDIAMNSNDSIQENMRVMDELKDQAEQITNTNHDVTEAMTKLQDKTKEVEEIAGMILNISSQTNLLALNASIESARAGEAGRGFAVVAEQIRQLAEQTKNSTEEITRITNELNANANDVVVSVEGSVQATEDQKEKILAASETFNLLNKNIGELVAHIEEVNKKVSGLSDSNNKIVVNCSQLSAATEEVTASAEQVHTLSEENLDVAKQVQNAVEKIHSTADDIKKFLH, from the coding sequence ATGGAAGAAGAAAAGAAATATATTTATAATGATAAAGCGGAACGGATCAAAAAGATGAACCGGTTCTATATAGGTGCAACCATATTTCTTGGAATATTGTTTTTACTGTATCTGTGGCTCCGCATGGCAAATCAGAATCTGGTAAATGCAACAGTATATGGGAATACTGTATTAATAATAGGCGCATCAGTTTTGGACACGATTATTTATCATAAAGATCATGCAACAGCAAAATTAAAAGTGATTGCTACGCTTGAGATGGGATTAGAGTATCTGTTAGTCGGAGTACAGACAGATGCACATTTTATTACGTATGTACTGATCGTTTTAGTTGCGTTACAGATTCCGTACTATGATGAAGGTGGATTAAAAAGAACCTGTGTGGGAGTGAGTATTCTCTACGTGATCGTTACGATTGTTCAGGGAATAAAGGGTATTACTGTATTGAACGTGGATACAATATGTTCTGTGGTCGGCGTGCTTGGCGTTTTATTTATGGTTTCAAGAATTGGAAAGATCACATTATTGTTTAACGCAGATGCACTTGGATCCATAGATGAGGAACACAAAAAGCAGAATGAAATTTTACAGGGAGTGCTTGAGATTTCCAAAACTGTTCAGGAAGAATCAGTTAAGAGCAGCAGCCTGATCGGAAAACTGGTCGAGACGACCAATTCTGTAACTGGCAGTATGCAGGAGATTACAACGGCTTCCGGAATGAATGCAAACAGCATCGAAGAACAGAATACCATGACTGCAACGATCCAGGATGCGATCGAGGAAACAAGTGAGCGATCAAAACAGATGGTGGATATCGCAATGAATTCAAATGACAGCATTCAGGAAAATATGCGTGTGATGGATGAGTTGAAAGATCAGGCAGAGCAGATCACAAATACAAATCATGATGTTACTGAGGCAATGACCAAACTTCAGGATAAGACAAAAGAAGTAGAAGAGATTGCAGGTATGATCTTAAATATTTCAAGCCAGACAAACCTGCTGGCGTTAAATGCATCTATTGAGAGTGCACGTGCCGGAGAAGCCGGAAGAGGTTTTGCGGTTGTAGCAGAGCAGATCAGACAGCTTGCGGAACAGACAAAAAATTCGACGGAAGAGATCACGAGAATTACAAACGAACTGAATGCAAATGCAAATGATGTGGTTGTATCAGTAGAAGGTTCTGTACAGGCAACGGAAGATCAGAAAGAAAAGATTCTTGCTGCGTCAGAAACATTTAATCTGCTTAATAAAAATATAGGTGAGCTGGTTGCCCATATTGAAGAGGTCAATAAAAAGGTAAGCGGACTTTCAGATTCCAACAATAAGATTGTGGTAAACTGCTCGCAGCTTTCGGCAGCGACTGAGGAAGTTACGGCGAGTGCAGAACAGGTACATACACTCAGTGAAGAAAACCTTGATGTTGCAAAACAGGTTCAGAATGCGGTAGAGAAAATTCACAGTACGGCAGATGATATAAAAAAGTTTTTGCACTGA
- a CDS encoding iron-sulfur cluster assembly scaffold protein, translating into MIYTKEVENMCPVAKGAKHEPAPIPEEGKWVHSKKIEDISGFTHGVGWCAPQQGACKLSLNVKNGVIEEALVETIGCSGMTHSAAMAAEVLQGKTILEALNTDLVCDAINTAMRELFLQIVYGRTQSAFSDDGLAIGAGLEDLGKGLRSQVGTMYATKEKGVRYLEMAEGYVTGIALDENNEVIGYQFVSLGKMTDFIKKGDDPNTAWEKAKGQYGRVADAVKIIDPREE; encoded by the coding sequence ATGATTTACACTAAGGAAGTCGAAAACATGTGTCCTGTAGCAAAGGGCGCAAAACATGAACCAGCTCCAATTCCGGAAGAAGGCAAATGGGTTCATTCTAAAAAAATTGAAGATATTTCAGGTTTTACACACGGTGTTGGCTGGTGTGCTCCTCAGCAGGGTGCCTGCAAGCTTTCATTAAATGTAAAAAATGGTGTAATCGAAGAAGCTTTAGTTGAGACAATCGGATGCTCTGGTATGACACATTCCGCAGCTATGGCAGCAGAGGTATTACAGGGCAAAACTATTCTTGAAGCATTAAACACAGACCTTGTTTGTGATGCAATCAATACAGCAATGAGAGAGTTATTCTTACAGATCGTTTACGGTCGTACACAGAGTGCATTCTCTGATGACGGTCTTGCAATCGGTGCTGGTCTTGAGGATTTAGGTAAAGGACTTCGTTCCCAGGTTGGTACAATGTACGCTACCAAAGAGAAAGGTGTTCGTTACTTGGAGATGGCAGAAGGTTATGTAACCGGTATTGCTCTTGACGAGAATAACGAAGTTATCGGATATCAGTTCGTTTCTCTTGGAAAAATGACTGACTTCATCAAAAAAGGCGATGATCCTAACACTGCATGGGAAAAAGCAAAAGGACAGTACGGCCGTGTGGCAGATGCTGTTAAAATCATCGACCCGAGAGAAGAGTAG
- a CDS encoding LbetaH domain-containing protein encodes MENAKISNLYDLDETIAKEYLEQFTYPWEALKGISEFIKKLGPTLDPEKFEKRGEDIWVAKSAKVAPTACLNGPLIIDEDAEIRHCAFVRGSAIVGKGSVVGNSTELKNDIIFNSVQVPHYNYVGDSILGYKSHMGAGSITSNVKSDKTLVVVKDGDEKIETGLKKFGAMLGDYVEVGCNSVLNPGTVIGRHTNVYPLSSVRGVIPANSIFKKPGEVVQKKEA; translated from the coding sequence ATGGAAAACGCAAAAATCAGCAATTTATATGATTTAGATGAAACAATCGCAAAAGAATATTTAGAACAGTTTACATATCCATGGGAGGCTTTAAAAGGGATCAGTGAGTTCATAAAAAAACTTGGACCAACATTAGATCCGGAAAAGTTTGAAAAAAGAGGCGAGGATATCTGGGTTGCAAAGAGTGCAAAAGTGGCACCGACAGCATGTTTAAACGGTCCGCTGATCATTGATGAGGATGCAGAAATCCGTCACTGCGCATTTGTCCGCGGCAGTGCGATCGTAGGAAAGGGTTCTGTTGTCGGCAATTCCACAGAACTGAAAAATGATATTATTTTCAATTCCGTTCAGGTGCCGCATTATAATTATGTTGGCGATTCCATTCTTGGCTATAAATCGCATATGGGTGCAGGTTCGATCACGTCAAATGTGAAATCCGACAAGACACTGGTTGTGGTAAAAGACGGTGATGAGAAGATCGAGACTGGATTGAAAAAATTCGGTGCCATGCTTGGGGATTATGTGGAAGTTGGATGTAACTCTGTATTAAATCCTGGAACGGTGATCGGCAGACATACAAATGTATATCCGCTTTCAAGTGTCAGGGGAGTGATCCCGGCAAACTCAATTTTTAAGAAACCGGGCGAGGTTGTACAGAAAAAAGAAGCATGA